One window from the genome of Montipora foliosa isolate CH-2021 chromosome 5, ASM3666993v2, whole genome shotgun sequence encodes:
- the LOC138002956 gene encoding uncharacterized protein: protein MVYCFAPTCNHTSEGKTCNFFAFPSATKQNEEYRRWIRLIRRKDRDPSKHSRVCSCHFRDGDKRNGPEVYERNQNKLFPDQRGPPPKKKKRYEEKGKTLCEMIENARTNEQPSTKEENPRTTQDVILEAMLDVADRELKILEEKSDYKTKRYTVSELNGDVIRMETGLPTKEIFNIVVKYAYRFKDSINYFSGWKVESISFEDQIFITLMKVRQNYTNLHLAQLFHCSVSTISNIVTTFIHVLHSILFDDLITIPSRDKNKLSTPSSFRQFSSCRIVIDCTDIEVAAPSLMSQQNATYSAYRGMNSFKVIVGVAPNAVITYVSKLYPGSISDKAIVQQSGLLKHLTAGDMILADKGFLIQAILPHGISVNIPPFLNNGTFSESEIKSTKAIAKCRIHVERANARLKDFRILSFIPSYLRCYADTLFQLCAALVNLQYPLIKEGCEDMVFE from the exons atggtctattgttttgCCCCAACGTGCAACCATACGTCCGAAGGGAAGACATGCAACTTCTTTGCATTTCCAAGTGCTACAAAGCAGAATGAGGAGTACAGGCGCTGGATCCGTCTAATAAG GAGGAAAGACAGAGACCCCAGTAAACATTCAAGGGTTTGTAGCTGTCACTTCAGGGACGGTGACAAAAGAAATGGCCCAGAGGTTTACGAAAGGAATCAGAACAAGTTGTTCCCTGACCAAAGGGGACCAcctccaaagaaaaagaaaaggtatGAGGAAAAGGGAAAGACTCTATGTGAGATGATAGAGAATGCAAGGACTAATGAACAGCCATCCACTAAAGAAGAAAATCCCAGAACAACACAGGATGTTATCCTAGAAGCTATGCTTGATGTGGCCGATAGAGAGCTAAAGATTTTGGAGGAAAAGTCCGATTACAAAACAAAACGGTACACTGTGTCAGAACTAAATGGAGATGTTATTCGAATGGAGACTGGGCTTCCAACGAAGGAAATTTTTAATATTGTTGTCAAATATGCCTACAGATTCAAAGATtccattaattatttttctggCTGGAAAGTGGAATCAATAAGTTTTGAAGACCAAATTTTTATTACTTTGATGAAAGTAAGACAGAACTACACAAATCTTCATCTAGCACAACTGTTTCATTGCAGTGTATCAACAATTTCAAACATTGTCACAACATTCATTCATGTTTTGCACAGCATTTTGTTTGATGATCTCATAACAATTCCTTCACGAGACAAAAATAAGTTATCAACACCATCCTCCTTCAGGCAGTTCAGTTCATGTAGAATTGTCATAGACTGCACAGACATAGAGGTTGCAGCGCCCAGCTTGATGAGTCAGCAAAATGCCACATATTCTGCATATAGGGGTATGAACTCTTTCAAAGTTATTGTTGGTGTCGCACCAAATGCTGTCATCACCTATGTCAGTAAGTTATACCCTGGATCCATTTCTGACAAGGCCATTGTCCAACAATCAGGTCTACTTAAACACTTGACAGCGGGAGACATGATCCTAGCAGACAAAGGTTTCTTAATTCAAGCCATTTTGCCACATGGCATTTCTGTTAACATCCCACCATTTTTGAACAATGGAACATTTTCAGAGAGTGAGATCAAGTCCACCAAGGCCATAGCCAAATGCCGAATCCATGTGGAAAGAGCCAATGCAAGACTAAAAGACTTCAGAATTTTAAGTTTCATTCCATCCTATTTGCGATGTTATGCTGATACACTTTTTCAATTGTGTGCTGCTCTTGTTAATTTGCAATATCCATTGATCAAAGAGGGATGTGAAGATATGGTCTTTGAATAA